A window of Rhipicephalus microplus isolate Deutch F79 chromosome X, USDA_Rmic, whole genome shotgun sequence genomic DNA:
agaaaaaatgatccAGAAAAAAAATCCGGTGCACGGAATTGAATGTCCGACCTCTTGTTtatggcgttagccactgagccatgaaGATGCACCTCCTTCAAAGtagaaacggcaagctatttatgtgTACCTCTTACCGCTGACGATGCCCATCTCgcgggaactatcgtgttttcagcattaccagcgagatggcgtaATAAGCGCGCGTCGCTAAGGAGCCTTTATGTGAGCGAGTCGAGACGTGTGCACATGAAGGCTCCATGGCGTCACCAGATCGTCACGATGTGGCGGCACGCGCTCATGTGttgatctcccacgcgtactttgcccccaGGAGAGGGAATGGAAGGGAATAGGTGCGCTCGCTTATATCGCGGTGGGGAAAATAGTACGCCTTGGGCTTTTACCGGAACGATCCTGTTTTAGTCACCATGCGCACGAAGGTTGCTGTACTCGCTGCCCAGTCTTTGTTTGCAAAACGGGCGCGCTTTTAAGACACAGCAAAGAGACAACTATTTGCATTCTtctgtgcctgtgagtacgtttcatgcgtcatctGTGTGGGAGCAACGCGGgacacgtttagatctgcttgccattcttctcgtgacgttccaatttgttgctgtcgaaTATTgcttttcctttcctttttccTTGAAAAATAAGTTTTTGGAcgcccctctcccccccccccccaaaaaaaaaggcttgTGGATCCCCAGACAAAAGCAGCTTTAGAGCATGTCGTAAGAAATGAAATGAGAAAATCTTTTGCGACGGCGTCGTTTGTACAACATTTCCTCTGTACTTCAGTGCATGAAGCGCGCAAACCTGGGTAAACTGTAGAAGTACTCGGAGCGCGGAAATTGAGCGCAGGAGCAGCACTAGCTGCAAACATTTTGTACGCAATCGCGGAGGATTAGAGAAGTTTGCCGTAGCCTACTTACCGTTTTCAACAGCGGATATATTTGGGCATGGCTAGAGTTTGTAGTTAGTActttgtagtttgtagttgtagcTTGAGTTTGTAGTTTGTTCCGTTTGTAGGGCACGAGCattgaaaagcacgctgaaagtgcTCTCTCCAGAGCCGTCGCGTATCAAGGGTTCAAAGGGGTGTAGGGCCACTGCCATTCGTTCGTAAAGTAAGAGCGCTTTTGCTGAGCCCAGAgcagcagccaggagcagttctGTAGTGCCTTCGCCTGAAAATGCGAAGCAGGCGGAATAtaaaagatccccaggtggtcgcgATTTACGGAagcctcaactacggcgtctcttataatcatattgtggttttgggacgttaaaccttacacaTCAATAAGTAGGCGCAGTATGCGACGAGAGTCAGGTGACTGAATTTTTCTTCAGACGGTAAGAGCTGCGGCAATGGAAGCAACCATGTGTAGTTCCTGACCGTTGCTTGCGGCATATTGGCATGCCAATAATCTATTGGGTGGCGATGATGACGGCACGCAGTTATACGCTCGCTGCATGCGTCGTTGCACAAACGCACTATGCATGTGCAAATTAGAATAACGTCGAAAATAAGACTGAGAGATGTTAAGCGTACTTCGCTGCTGTCCTGCACAGAATGCCGGCGTTTCGAATGTTTCGATCTGATTGGCCTCCCCACTCGTCAACCTTCTCACATGCTCTCCGGAAGCTTGCAGATCgagtggccctgctctcagtgctctgAAATACCCCTTACCCACCCCACCCCCGCCTGCGCTGCCTCTCTACTTCTGTTCTCTCAGTGGCATTCGCCGCTAGTCACGAACAAAAATTATGACCGTCAACCCGCACGTGTTCTGATTTTCCGCTTCTTGATTACCTGTTTCTCTCCCATAATAGGTGCGCCGCTTTTTCAAGTGCACGATGCAATACCTCTAATGGCCAAGTGAATGAGTACCGCGAGAAATAGGAATGCGAAGAAATGAAAAGCGTCACAAAGAGAGAATTGAGCATAGAAATAAATAGAAGGTTTTAGAGAAAAAAGAAGCCAGAAGTGTATAAGAAATGACCGAgtgaaaagggtgtctttttttttgtcccccAACAGCAGTGTGCAGTGCTCATCTCTCTTGCGTTCCTTTCCTCGCGTTATCGCCGTGCACCCGTTAGTTTAATTTCGTGAACGATAATGCGGGTTATCGGCGTTACCTATATCATTCTTGAGGCTAAAGCGTCCAGCGCCGAGTTTCCGACAAAGAAAGCGCAGGCAAGTCGGATAATTGTTGTGGAGCAAAAAGACACCCATTTTACTCAATGATTTTTCAGAGTGTATAGAGAAATAAATAGACAAAAAGACTAAAAAATATGAGAGATCAAGCAGAAAGAAACGGGAAAATAAAGAACAAAGAAGGCCGGTCAGCACCGCACATCCTTCATGCTTGGCGCCCACTAAGTGTGGAGCTTTCtgattttttcaatattttttttatgcaACGATGGAAGGCTATCGCTGACGTCGTGTTCATTGTGGTCCGGGGACACCGCCCTTCGGATGTAAGCAtttcttaaaagaaaaaaaaaacgcgtgctaCAGTTTTTTATTGTGGTAATGACGTGCCTCGGTGATTTCTCTTTAGTGACTATTTACGAAAATTACGTGATATTGAGAGCAGTAAGCGATTGAAAAAGTATTTTTTGAGAGCTACTATTGGCAATGGGCGTTAACGAATAATTCTTAATAATTAGCGCCGTGAAGAATGAATGTCGTGCGTGTTTGGTTGTGTGTTAAGGgtgagagagaagaagagagagagatgttGGCGCGATGGTTGTGGTtttaaggaagaggaaaaaggcacctaatttctgtctgcctcaggGGCGACACGGCGCATTGCCTTATAAGGGTGGGggaaaggagggataaaaaggatagataaatagatgaaGAATTAGACAGGCAAGCGACGAAAAATAGAAGGTGATAGGAAAGTGGAGAttggtcgaagcagtccaagggtggggcaccacaatgcgagagctgcacggcctcaggagaccgcggagggcgaaccagtcggggGGAgatacgctggcgtcggagatcgcgagggcgcaaccgtccagcttgaaattcTCCGAGCGAATCACTGATGGTCGCATGGCCGTAACACGCGCTTCCCGCACTGCCACGGCGCACGTGCCGTGACCACCGCCACACGCGGGCGGGGGGCGGGTAAGCCAATTGGCGAAACTGCGCAACGTGAAAGAGAGTCGCCAGTTGGCTTATTTGTCCGGCGCTTGCGTGCTGCGGGGGTTCTGGCACGTGCTTTGCGGCTGTGCGAAAGGCGCGTGGAACGGCCTGTACAGCGTCACGgagctcggcttctgacccgaaggttgaaggttcgatgGAAAGCTGCGGCGGTCCCGTTTCGACGGAGCCTGAACTgaagaggcccgtgtgctgtacGTGCGACCTCGAGGAACGTCAaggagaacaccagatggtggaaatttccggatgTTGTTTCTTATAATCATAGCGTAGTTTTAgcttgttattattgttattattattattattattattattattattattattattattattattattattattattatttgaactGGGATGCCCGTCACTTTGTTCTGTTAGAATAGCAATAGCAGGCTCCCGGTGACTTCTTCATCTCCGGCGTTCCAACGTGCTACTCCTTTCTGTGACGTCAAGCGCTGATCGTTCTTCGAACTTTGGATGCGTTTCGCCAGACGGACCGCAGGCCTGCCGAAAGAGACGGCGGTCGCGATGCGCGGTGGTCGGCGCACCATGGCCGACGTCTCCCGGTCGTTGCCTGCACTGGCCCAGCCACCGGCAACGGCGTCGCCATCTCATCCAGCGGCCCCTCCCGCGGCGTCTCACCAGGCCGCAGTAGCTGATCTAGACCAAGTGCGTGCACACCGATTGCCCTGTTCAGTGGATGGAAGAGAGAGAGTAGTCATCAGGTCACGGGAGTGTGTTAAAGGGGCACTTGCGTCTCCCTTCCCTCTCCCGAACAACACCGAAACTGACCCCCCCTTCTTCAATCCACATCAGCATGCACTCTTTTTTCTACCGCTGTGCAACATGACTTCGCCCTCCTGAAGCCGagtttgcgcccccccccccccagaatcATGCAGACGTCCATACAAGGACGCATAGACCGATTGTGCTCTAAATGTGTAGTTTTACAAACAGTTTCGTGTAGAACTCGTCGCTTTTATCtattttcattgtttttattGAATAATAAATTGTTCTTTTCTGTTAGTGCTCTTATTACTccttgtctttttattttttaatctaGGATTGTCTGTTTCTTTAACTGTGATTGATTAGTGGCTTGGCTTATAAAGCGTTTTTTTACACTTGAAACTGCGTAATTTTGGCGATAGGTATGAGCGTTGCTGTGACGCGCAGATCTGGCCGAAAAGTAGTCCAATTACAGTTACACAATAAATTGTATCGATGAGCCTAAAACCAAGATGTGTGACCTGGACTGACCGGGTCCTCTCCTGACCCGCAATCTCGATTGGCAGACGTGTCAGCTTCATTGTTACGGAGTTTGCTGAACAATACAACAAAAAGTCGTATGTCACGCGGTTCTGTGCTACGAAATGCATGATGGAGAAATCCGGGTAAGACATGGTCAAAATTGTTCCCGAAATCCCCATCACGGCGTTCACTCCTACCACCTGCGTACAGTGCCGTTTAGTTCATCCGAATATATATATAGTTCTAGAGCGGGAAATTAGAAATTCTTGTGTTATCTGTGACAGGCTCGACTCCACCTTGTCTAACCCAACTGTATAGCATCAGAAAATGCTGCGTTAAGCCTCTTAGATGAACCAGCTTCGCTGTTTCCTGAAGAAGCACTGATACGTAAAATTCGCAACCTGTTCtgtgtttcctttttttgcaATATTTCGCTTATGATCCACTCATCACTGTTGGGGACTTCGTTAGCGCATGTGCACGACGGTAATTCATTTAAAGACGTTTCTAGAGGGTGCACTTGCAGTTTTGTTTTCAAGGAGCACCGAGCTATTGGCAAGAGCAGTTTTGGTAGTTAGGTAAACACAGACGGCTACGTTACAGCGCAAAACTGTGACGCGGGCGCCGCACTGACCAGCCGACAAAAACTCGTGACGTAGGTTTGTTTACGCTAGCACCGCGTTGTTATCGGCGTCGCGAAGTGTTCTCTATCTCGCTCAGACGAATGGCTTGTGcataaaaaatcattttgaaaatgttctagGCCTTGATGTGTTGTAGATGCTGTATTACGCCTCATAAATCTATCGCACTCATTACCTCACCTTCGAAATTTTGTGGCAGTGCTCCTCTTTAATGATATACGTGGCTAGTGTAAACTTCGCCCCTCCCTTCATTTTTTAAATCGCTTTGTCTATCAGTGTTGCGCAGGCAACGCCAGAGGTTAGGACCTGGAAGGTGGCAAACTTCCTGCAGGCCGCCTGGACCACAGCCGCTGACACGCATTCTGATATCTCTGTGATAGCTGGATGTGATGTCTGTGATAGCCTTTTGCTTTCGTTATCCGGCTTGGCATTTGCGTGGGCGAAACACTGCCACAAAAAAGAAGGTGTGCTAGCTTTTTGGGGTGGTTGTTGGTGAGACAGAAGTTTTGAAGGCCGCAACCAAAGATCCCAACAGCAGTAACGCCATGTCCAAGAACAGCTCCGAAAGCTCACATTCACAATTACCAGCTGGCCTGAATGCACCACAATACGGCATGATGGTACCAAAGCGCAAATTTGTCGGGGGAATCTCTGGAAATAAAACCGAATCTAAACACTACAAGCTCTTTTCACACTACGGAACGGTGACCAATGTAAAGATCAAACTAGACAGAGCTGGAGTGTCCAAAGGGTATGGATTTGTGACGTGTGAGACATATAAAGATGCCCAGAGGGCACAAGCATCAGGAAACATTATTCTCAGGGAGCGCAGACTCAACATCGCTCCAGCAATCAGAAAGCAGCCATTTTCAAGGGTGTACGACCCAACCCAGTAAGTCTAGCCAGGGACGACTCTGTACTAAAATGGCGTGCCGTGCATGTACCATAATGACACTGCCTTCTTCCTTCCTGATGCACTTACATATCAGTACTCGCCCACTGAAGCTACTCAGACGTCGACGGCAGCTGTTGATACAGCCAATACAGCTATATATCGGGAAACCCTGTTGTGTATCCGCTATCCGTCTATTTCCAACAGCAGGCCCTCAAGTACCGCAATGCGTGGAATGCACCTAGTGGTGGACAGTGCAGGTGGGCCCCACTTTCTACAAGCCACCCTGCCACCGCACACCCGGCCTACCTCTATCTCACCACCTTGGTGAGCCTGGGGAGTGGTTTTAGGCCGGCATCCAACAAAATCCAGGAGTACCACGACCCAGCCATTGTGGAGACTGGCTCTGAGGTAGGTGCCGCCATGATGCCGAGCACAACAACGCGCAAGCAAGATGAAAGTTACGGCACCCCGTCCTCTCTCCTTGCCTCCGCCCCAACATCAGTGTTGTTGGACACCTTCATGGCGAAActctgccacaattttttttgccTAACCGAAAGCCAGTCGTGTCACCATAGCGACCTAACGTTGGCTTGGCTTGAAATATAAGGCGTTGTTCGCCTAACCTGTGCGTACGGTGTGTTTCTCTTGCTAGTTTTTAATTTGCCACGTAAGATATCAGTTGTGGTTTGGTTCCGGTTTCTCGTCTGGTTAAATAGGCAGCTTTACACTTCATCACAGCGGCGGGTGACGCTAAGTTTTGCGAAGAGTGTTGTTTATTTTTAGTAGGCGTTACTGCACTGTTTAGATTTTGCTCGTCCCAGTTCAACAGGTGATGCATTTTTCATAGGCAACTGTCAACAACAAGCCTATATTGGGGCATACGCTGTCATCTTGAACACCATGTGCTATTGTGTTCAATGTGGAAGACCTCTGGATTAAAGTGCCACTCCGAATTTCttaattttattattatgttttgtctGACGGGAACAGTAATCGTG
This region includes:
- the LOC142775378 gene encoding LOW QUALITY PROTEIN: uncharacterized protein LOC142775378 (The sequence of the model RefSeq protein was modified relative to this genomic sequence to represent the inferred CDS: substituted 3 bases at 3 genomic stop codons) gives rise to the protein MSKNSSESSHSQLPAGLNAPQYGMMVPKRKFVGGISGNKTESKHYKLFSHYGTVTNVKIKLDRAGVSKGYGFVTCETYKDAQRAQASGNIILRERRLNIAPAIRKQPFSRVYDPTQXVXPGTTLYXNGVPCMYHNDTAFFLPDALTYQYSPTEATQTYISGNPVVYPLSVYFQQQALKYRNAWNAPSGGQCRWAPLSTSHPATAHPAYLYLTTLVSLGSGFRPASNKIQEYHDPAIVETGSEVGAAMMPSTTTRKQDESYGTPSSLLASAPTSVLHVRHMHGKDALQLFRNNPDRSHSRKCLLTRDLCSMNLIKLNALLQHHVKERGFKEEMESLVFVTTQDTVRGNKFFDTTVSDIEANINEWLQHALCRLEVKEKRSEKRAEATRALTDCSVPPP